A single genomic interval of Cyprinus carpio isolate SPL01 unplaced genomic scaffold, ASM1834038v1 S000006512, whole genome shotgun sequence harbors:
- the LOC109093364 gene encoding LOW QUALITY PROTEIN: 39S ribosomal protein L15, mitochondrial-like (The sequence of the model RefSeq protein was modified relative to this genomic sequence to represent the inferred CDS: substituted 1 base at 1 genomic stop codon), with amino-acid sequence MSFTKTTAGKTIDIVKNLPRITLANLRPNPGAKKDEKHRGRGMHGGNKSGRGHKGERQRGNRPRLGFEGGQTPFYLIIPKYGXNANHSRRPQYPPLSLRRLQYLIDLGRVDPMQPIDLTQLVNCRGVAIQPMKRDYGIQLIDEGADIFSAKVNLEVQVASEKAIAAVERNGGVITTSYYDPRSLQILIKPVPFLMSGEPIPKRLLPGEDLLYYTDTSNRGYLADPDKVQAARLGLAKKYGYTIPDITTDTFFEMLVQRKDPRQIFFGLSPGWVVNMADKKILKPTDDKVLQYYGNIKSL; translated from the exons ATGTCGTTTACCAAGACAACAGCGGGGAAAACCATCGACATCGTAAAGAATCTACCTCGCATTACACTCGCAAACCTTCGACCAAACCCCGGTGCAAAAAAAGAT GAAAAGCACAGAGGTCGTGGAATGCATGGAGGCAATAAAAGTGGACGGGGGCATAAGGGTGAACGGCAACGTGGTAATAGACCCCGACTTGGCTTTGAGGGTGGACAGACTCCATTCTATCTGATCATCCCAAAATATGGCTAAAATGCCAATCACAG TCGTCGGCCGCAGTATCCCCCACTATCCCTACGCAGGCTCCAGTATCTAATAGATTTGGGTCGTGTTGACCCCATGCAACCCATCGATCTAACCCAACTTGTCAATTGCAGAGGGGTTGCAATCCAGCCTATGAAACGAGACTATGGCATTCAGCTCATTGATGAGG GAGCTGATATATTTAGTGCAAAAGTAAACCTTGAGGTCCAGGTTGCCTCAGAGAAAGCCATTGCTGCAGTTGAGCGGAATGGGGGTGTGATCACAACCAGCTACTATGATCCTCGTAGCCTCC aaATCCTCATCAAACCAGTGCCCTTTCTTATGTCTGGGGAGCCCATACCCAAGCGCCTGCTCCCTGGTGAAGACCTTCTATATTACACAGATACCAGTAACCGTGGCTACCTCGCAGACCCAGATAAAGTCCAAGCTGCACGGCTAGGTCTGGCTAAAAAGTATGGCTACACCATACCTGACATCACAACAGACACATTTTTTGAAATGCTGGTACAAAGAAAGGATCCTCGTCAGATCTTTTTTGGGTTGTCACCCGGATGGGTGGTGAATATGGCAGACAAGAAGATCCTCAAACCCACTGATGATAAAGTCTTGCAGTATTATGGCAATATTAAGTCTTTATAG